DNA from Campylobacter concisus:
TTGGTCTTTCATGGTCGCTAACGTAGGTTTTTATATCATCCATTTTGATGATCTCGTCAAATTTAGACTCTTTTGGATCATAAATTTCAACCGTGCCACCATCAGTTGCGATAAAAAGTTTGTAATTTATCAGCGTAGTATTAAGCACATTTGCACTAGCTTCTATCTCTTTAATAGGCGTTGTGATCTCATTTGCAAAGATAAAATTTAACAAGCAAAAAAGAAAAAATAAAACTCTCATAAAGCCTCCATCTCAAGCGAATTTTTAAAACAAACATCAAAGCACTCGCCGCAGCTTACGCAATTTTGATTGATTATGGGACGAAAAACACCAAGAAACTCAACCGCTTTAAATTTACAAGCATCAAGGCAGTTGTAACAAATCGTGTCATTCCACGCTAGGCAGCTAGCGACGTTGATGCTAACCTTTGCGTTTATGCTCTTTGGCGAGTTTAAGCTTAATGCCAGGTGGCCGCTACTTTGGCAAGCTTTCGCGCACTCTTCGCAAAAGTCGCAGCCTAGCTTTTTAACTTTAAAAATAACTCTTTCATTTTCAAAGCTAAGAAGCTCTTTTTCACAGGCACTGACGCAGCTAGCCTCACAGCCAGCGCAGTCAAATTCACCGCTAAAAAATGGTGGATTTATAAATTTGGGAGCAGGTTTTGCCCCCAAAATTTTACTAATTAGCTCTCGCCTGCTTTGCATTACTTAACGCCGTCATTTAAAACGTCTAGTAAATTTGACTTATGTGAGCCGTTTTTATCTCTAAAGTCAGGCTTAAATTTATTGCCAACGAGCTGAGTTACGCCATTTTGTTGCTCGACGTGACAAGTTGTGCAGTTATATCTCTCATCATCAAGCTTGCCTGCAAGATCTTTTTTGTTTCTGATGTCATAAAGGTGAGAAGCTGGGATAGGAGTTGCTCCGCTATCTTTTGCAAACTCAGGCATGTGGCAGGTTACGCACATATTCATATCTTTTGTGATAGGCACCAAACCCTCAGTGTCATGCGGGATAAACGGAGGTGCGTTTTCAAAAGATCTGTCAAACCTCTTTGCCATACCTGCTGGCTCTTTTGTGTAGTTGATGTCTTTTAAAACAACGTCTTTATCGTCTAACAAATCGACATTTCTAAGGCCGATTTGCGAATCGCTAATGCTTGGATTATTCAATGCACATGCCGCTAAAAAGGCAGCGCATAGTGCTCCAAGCGCCATTATTTTCATTTTCATTTTTCTCTCCTTAAATTTCTAATACTAAAATTTAACGCCCCGTCGCCGCAAACGTCGATACATCTACCGCAGCTTATGCACTCGCTTGAGCTAACCGCTCGGCTCTCTTTACCGATCATATCTAGCACTTGCACCTCTGGGCATATGAGCTTGCACTTCATGCACTTTGTGCAGGCATCTGCGTCGTGTTTTACTCTGATGAGTGCAAATTTTGATATCACCGCGTAAAATGCACCAAGCGGGCAGACATGTGAGCAAATTCCACGCTTTAGCACGAACATATCAAAGGCCACTATGCCAAGGGCGATGCCAATGGTGCTAACTGAGCCGTAGATAATGCCACGCTGGATGATACCTATAAAGCTAATGCTCTCAAACGCTGGCAGCGAGAGAGCTAGGCTTAAGATAAGAGTGAGCGCTAGCAAGTAGTAGCGCAAATTTTTACTTACGTTTAAAATTTTCTCGCCCTTAAAGCCAAATTTCTCTCTTAGCTTGTAAGCAATATCCGTTAGTAAATTTACTGGGCAAACCCACGAGCAAAACGCTCTAGGAGCGATAAGTGCATAAAATACAAAGACGATGATCGCACCGATTACCCCATTTATGCCTACGCTAAAGCTTGCTAGTAAAATTTGAAGCACCGCAAATGGATCGCTTAGTGGAATTTGTCCAAAAAGCGTAGATGAGCTTAAATTTCCGCTAAGTATCTTAAACCCATAAACATTTCCTAGGATAAATAGCACTAGGATAGAAATTTGAGTTATTCGTCTTAAGATTAAAAATTTCATAGCTCACCGCCATTTAGATAGTCAGTCGCCTTTTTGATGTCGAGCTTTATCTTGCTGTTGGCATCATCCACGCGCCTTTCATCTTCTTTTATCCAGCCTTTGACGTAGTTATCGCCAACTTTGCCAAGCACAACCTCGCGGTTTAGCACAGTAATGGCTGCTTTTTCGGTGATACAGGCTCGCTCGCACACGCCACAACCCGTGCAGATATCGCTATCAACTACTGGGAGCAAAAACGCATGCTTTTGCGTCCTTTCGTTGCGGCGATACTCAAGATACAAGGCCTTATCTATGAGCGGACAAGATCTATAACAAGCATCGCACTGTATGCCCCAGTAGGCCACGCAGTTTTTCATATCGACCACTGCAACGCCCATTTTGGCTTTGTTTATGTCTAGTTTGCCAGCTGTGCTTACTAAATTTGCGTCCAGTGCCCCAGTCGGACAGACTGGCACGCAAGGGATATGCTCGCACATATGACAAGGAATTTTTCTAGGCTCAAAATAAGGCGTACCGACACTTATACCATCTTCAAGAGTAGCAAGTTTTAGCGTATCAAATGGACAGGCCTCTACGCAAAGTCCGCACTTGATACAGCTCTTTAAAAACTGCTCCTCTGCTTTCGCACCAGGCGGTCTAAGAAGTACAAGCGGTGAGGCTTTGGCACTAAGCGACCATATAAAGCCTCCACCAAGAGCTAAGATCACTGCCTTAGCTCCAAATTTCAAAGCTTCTCGCCTACTTGAAAATTCCATATCAGCCACTTTTACGCCTTGTAAATTTTAACCGCGCATTTTTTATAGTCTGTCTCTTTTGAGATAGGGCAAGTAGCGTCAAGGCAGACTTTATTTATAAATACGTTTTCATCAAAGAAAGGCACATAAACAAGACCTACTGGCGGCTTGTTTCTACCTTTTAGATCTACTCTTGCTTTTACCTTGCCGCGGCGTGACTCGACCCAAACGATCTCGTTTTGAAGCACGCCAAGTTTTTTAGCGTCATCTTCGTGCATGTAGCAAAGTGCCTCTGGAACGGCTCTATAAAGCTCAGGAACACGCATAGTCATCGTGCCTGTATGCCAGTGCTCTAGAACACGGCCAGTACATAGCCAGAATGGATAATCTTTGCTTGGCATCTCGCATGGATCCATGTAAGGGCGGAAGAAAATTTTTGCTTTGTTTGCAAGAGGAGTTTTCTCTTGATTTTTCACGCCTTTTAGATCGCCTGTTGGAAGAGCTGCGTTTTTGTTGCCGTAGAATGCAAATTTATCATTTGGAGCGGCTTTTTTAGCGTATGGGTCAAATTTGGTGTTAAATCTCCACTGAGTCTCTTTACCATCGACAACTGGCCATCTAAGACCTCTTACTCTGTGGTAAGTGTCAAAGTCAGCTAGGTCGTGGCCGTGGCCAACACCAAATTTTCTATACTCTTCCCAAAGATATTTGTGGATGAAAAATCCATATCCTTTAAATTCTTTACCATCAGAGCCGATCACCTTTCTACTATCGCCAAAGACTTCTGTGTTGTCATAGTTTTCCATGATCGGATCGTTTGCGCTAAATTTCTTAGCATCTTCATTTGCAAAAAGCACGTCAAATAGCGTATCTTCTTCGCTATATCCCATAGCTTTTGCAGCCTCAAGCACGCTTGGAAGTGTCACTTTGTCATTTAGCTTTTTCTCGCCCCAAACATCTTTTAGTTTAAAGCGCTTACTAAACTCAAGCATCTGCCAGATATCAGGCATCGCTTCGCCAACAGGAAGTACTTGCTGTCTCCAGTGCTGTGTCCTTCTCTCAGCATTACCGTATGCACCCCATTTTTCATAGATCATCGCAGTTGGG
Protein-coding regions in this window:
- a CDS encoding 4Fe-4S ferredoxin, with product MQSRRELISKILGAKPAPKFINPPFFSGEFDCAGCEASCVSACEKELLSFENERVIFKVKKLGCDFCEECAKACQSSGHLALSLNSPKSINAKVSINVASCLAWNDTICYNCLDACKFKAVEFLGVFRPIINQNCVSCGECFDVCFKNSLEMEAL
- a CDS encoding nitrate reductase cytochrome c-type subunit, with the translated sequence MKMKIMALGALCAAFLAACALNNPSISDSQIGLRNVDLLDDKDVVLKDINYTKEPAGMAKRFDRSFENAPPFIPHDTEGLVPITKDMNMCVTCHMPEFAKDSGATPIPASHLYDIRNKKDLAGKLDDERYNCTTCHVEQQNGVTQLVGNKFKPDFRDKNGSHKSNLLDVLNDGVK
- the napH gene encoding quinol dehydrogenase ferredoxin subunit NapH — encoded protein: MKFLILRRITQISILVLFILGNVYGFKILSGNLSSSTLFGQIPLSDPFAVLQILLASFSVGINGVIGAIIVFVFYALIAPRAFCSWVCPVNLLTDIAYKLREKFGFKGEKILNVSKNLRYYLLALTLILSLALSLPAFESISFIGIIQRGIIYGSVSTIGIALGIVAFDMFVLKRGICSHVCPLGAFYAVISKFALIRVKHDADACTKCMKCKLICPEVQVLDMIGKESRAVSSSECISCGRCIDVCGDGALNFSIRNLRREK
- the napG gene encoding ferredoxin-type protein NapG, with translation MEFSSRREALKFGAKAVILALGGGFIWSLSAKASPLVLLRPPGAKAEEQFLKSCIKCGLCVEACPFDTLKLATLEDGISVGTPYFEPRKIPCHMCEHIPCVPVCPTGALDANLVSTAGKLDINKAKMGVAVVDMKNCVAYWGIQCDACYRSCPLIDKALYLEYRRNERTQKHAFLLPVVDSDICTGCGVCERACITEKAAITVLNREVVLGKVGDNYVKGWIKEDERRVDDANSKIKLDIKKATDYLNGGEL